One part of the Quercus lobata isolate SW786 chromosome 7, ValleyOak3.0 Primary Assembly, whole genome shotgun sequence genome encodes these proteins:
- the LOC115953388 gene encoding uncharacterized protein LOC115953388 isoform X3, with protein MPKNVKYTRNIPRYEMARLDRMRQNQEIIDALRLKHISISLKDSAQSNCAKGKRSKASVVVDDDYVPPIGDNDNDDESSNSVIHKMAPGRLTRSRGEASIPVVRSTVQSMETPPKGNPPAQSFSSVEAQTTDTLTSMTELDNSDFGVWRENRK; from the exons atgcccaaaaatgTCAAATACACTCGTAATATACCGAGGTATGAGATGGCAAGATTGGATAGAATGAGGCAAAATCAAGAGATAATTGATGCTTTGAGATTGAAGCACATCTCAATTTCTCTAAAGGATTCTGCTCAGTCCAATTGtgcaaaagggaaaagaagtaAAGCTAGTGTTGTGGTAGATGATGATTATGTACCACCTATTGGTGAcaatgacaatgatgatgagtCATCTAATTCTGTAATCCATAAG ATGGCACCAGGACGACTTACACGCTCACGAGGTGAGGCATCTATCCCGGTGGTCCGATCTACCGTCCAATCTATGGAAACACCTCCTAAAGGAAATCCTCCTGCCCAAAGTTTTTCTAGTGTGGAGGCGCAAACTACCGACACATTAACTAGCATGACTG
- the LOC115953388 gene encoding uncharacterized protein LOC115953388 isoform X2, whose amino-acid sequence MNRLKVNESPKATKQLWSLANGPKPHVKEYTVCMVNGAKFHTRDLDNHCVTQNSGVCTEGDHEGEMHDFYGHVCKIWELEYMFRHRVVLFQCDWYNTGTNGQRRTIRIDAHCTSIDVTSRWYENDPFILPSQARQVFYLQDTKLGEPWKIVQSNQQRGVFDVPEVGGGESNDNTEDSDAFQLEAIVDVVSINVEDNIIDYCMGDVETETVLEGGTSRDANENEEHDIPDVDLDMDYDM is encoded by the coding sequence ATGAATAGATTGAAAGTTAACGAGTCACCAAAAGCTACTAAACAGTTATGGTCATTAGCAAATGGTCCTAAGCCGCATGTGAAGGAGTACACAGTTTGTATGGTCAATGGTGCAAAGTTCCATACAAGGGACCTAGACAATCATTGTGTAACCCAAAACAGTGGTGTATGTACCGAAGGGGATCATGAGGGAGAAATGCACGACTTTTATGGTCATGTGTGCAAAATTTGGGAATTGGAGTATATGTTTCGCCATAGAGTTGTTTTGTTTCAGTGTGATTGGTACAATACTGGTACCAATGGTCAAAGGAGAACGATAAGAATCGATGCACACTGCACAAGCATTGATGTTACAAGTCGGTGGTATGAAAATGACCCTTTTATACTTCCTAGTCAAGCGAGACAAGTTTTTTATCTTCAAGATACCAAATTGGGTGAACCTTGGAAAATTGTGCAATCCAACCAACAAAGGGGAGTGTTTGATGTCCCGGAAGTCGGAGGTGGAGAATCCAATGATAATACAGAAGATAGTGACGCATTCCAACTAGAAGCTATTGTTGATGTTGTCTCTATCAATGTTGAGGACAATATTATTGACTATTGTATGGGTGATGTTGAAACTGAGACTGTTCTTGAAGGTGGAACTTCAAGAGATGCTAATGAAAATGAAGAGCATGACATACCTGATGTTGATCTTGATATGGATTATGATATGTAG
- the LOC115953388 gene encoding uncharacterized protein LOC115953388 isoform X1, whose amino-acid sequence MENHWRHSRLHNGLSEKRKRSLELQVGKIQEQLDRMPNIILGKHPSNKKRQLIREPNWSKISILYKLPYWKNKKFKHNIDVMHVEKNISESIYGTLLGIEGRNKDTDKARIDLQNMNFRHTLHLKQRPDGSYDKPRAFFSLSPNERDGFYDFLKSVKYLDGYAANISRSVNAKNGRLSGLKSHNCHVLLQRILPIGLRGFAHKDISIVLFELGSFFQNLCSRTLKRSELEKLEERIVLILCKLERFFSPAFFYVMVHLAVHLPREAILGGPVQYRWMYHIERYLGKLKRYVSNRARPEGSIAEAYILK is encoded by the exons ATGGAAAATCATTGGAGACATAGTCGGTTGCATAATGGTTTATCGGAGAAACGGAAGAGATCTTTAGAGTTACAAGTGGGAAAAATACAAGAGCAGCTAGATAGAAtgccaaatataattttaggaaagCATCCAAGTAACAAGAAGAGACAACTCATTAGGGAGCCAAATTGGTCAAAGATAAGTATTTTGTACAAGCTTCCATATTGGAAGAATAAAAAGTTTAAGCACAACATTGATGTTATGCATGTGGAGAAGAATATTAGTGAAAGTATTTATGGTACTTTGTTGGGCATTGAGGGGAGAAATAAGGATACTGACAAGGCACGGATAGACTTGCAAAATATGAACTTTAGGCACACGTTGCATTTGAAACAACGTCCTGATGGATCATATGACAAGCCTcgagctttcttttctttaagcCCAAATGAAAGGGATGGTTTTTATGACTTTTTAAAATCAGTCAAGTATCTGGATGGCTATGCAGCCAACATATCAAGGTCAGTGAATGCAAAAAATGGTAGATTATCTGGTTTGAAAAGCCACAACTGTCATGTGCTACTACAACGAATTCTTCCAATTGGGTTGCGAGGGTTTGCACATAAAGACATTAGTATTGTATTGTTTGAGTTAGGCAGTTTCTTCCAAAACTTATGCTCAAGGACCCTAAAGCGGAGTGAATTGGAGAAACTAGAAGAACGTATAGTTCTTATACTATGCAAACTTGAGAGGTTCTTTTCTCCAGCATTCTTTTATGTTATGGTCCACCTTGCTGTTCACTTGCCTCGAGAAGCAATTCTAGGAGGTCCGGTACAATATCGGTGGATGTACCATATTGAAAG GTATcttggaaaattaaaaagatacgTTTCAAACCGAGCTCGACCAGAAGGTTCGATTGCAGAGGCTTACATTCTCAAATAA